From Vibrio aerogenes, a single genomic window includes:
- a CDS encoding LysR family transcriptional regulator, producing the protein MELRYLKYFVAVAETKHFTRAAERLGIAQPPLSQQIKKLEHEVGAPLFNRLTRGVELTPAGETLYPHAVRILSSVDEALSKVQQVARGEINKIKLGFATSTGMLEKVLTLVHRFQSRHPDIQIIPSEVPMPQLVDNLLDKNVDIAFLRLPCYASEKLEKWELFDDPFVAVLPESNPLSHHHQLSLHQLKDQKLVVFPRETGPGLFDALHQALDNFDIKPQSNISAPQLRATVSMALAGIGIALVPQSLTEHLSGQSKIIPVSDMPLSSRVVLSWNKTSLSEPVRQFIALTKSYGIA; encoded by the coding sequence ATGGAACTTCGTTACCTGAAGTATTTTGTGGCTGTCGCAGAAACTAAACACTTCACCAGAGCCGCAGAAAGACTGGGAATTGCCCAGCCTCCGCTTAGTCAGCAGATAAAAAAACTGGAACATGAAGTCGGTGCACCACTCTTCAACCGGCTGACCCGTGGTGTGGAATTGACACCGGCCGGGGAAACACTTTATCCGCATGCTGTAAGAATTTTATCTTCAGTTGATGAAGCCCTGAGTAAGGTTCAACAGGTCGCAAGGGGTGAAATTAATAAGATCAAGCTCGGATTTGCCACCTCGACCGGTATGCTGGAAAAAGTTTTAACACTTGTACACCGGTTTCAGTCACGCCATCCGGATATTCAGATTATTCCGTCTGAAGTACCGATGCCGCAACTGGTCGACAATCTGCTGGACAAAAACGTAGATATCGCTTTTCTGCGCCTGCCCTGTTACGCTAGTGAAAAGCTGGAAAAGTGGGAATTGTTTGATGACCCGTTTGTCGCGGTATTACCCGAGTCTAATCCGCTGAGCCACCATCATCAGTTGTCACTGCACCAGCTGAAAGATCAGAAGCTGGTTGTTTTTCCCAGAGAAACAGGGCCAGGTTTATTTGATGCGCTGCACCAGGCTTTGGACAATTTTGACATCAAACCACAAAGTAATATCAGTGCACCACAGCTTCGAGCAACCGTTTCCATGGCGCTGGCCGGTATCGGGATTGCGTTGGTGCCACAATCTCTGACCGAGCATCTCAGCGGACAGAGTAAAATTATTCCCGTCAGTGATATGCCACTGTCCAGCCGGGTGGTGTTGTCATGGAACAAAACATCTTTGAGTGAACCGGTGCGACAGTTTATCGCTCTGACAAAGTCCTATGGTATTGCATAA
- a CDS encoding lysophospholipid acyltransferase family protein produces MLSNSPFKLPRKTPFGLGEHLTEWATGLRKLDKFYAQRPAGCDTREFLRFTLEILGIDYQVVKGGLGHIPASGPAVIVANHPLGCVEGVILAELLLQVRSDVQILANHYLKTVPELDSLFIGVDVFKPNSNLSAVRAAHRHLADGGLLLIFPAGEVSHLVKDKQQRLQDIEWSQSVSKLVRKNKAISVPVFINGQNSKRFYMAGKIHPLLRTLMLGRELLNKKSSKPIEIAIGQQIQFKEMKSLTDEQLVHYLRFNTYLLNPATKQLRNKEMGDQSLPPIAGRLPIEDLKQDIDRLTPEEHLLTHNEFDVYCARPESIPAIMHEIGRVREQNFRQVGEGTGLSLDVDKFDRDYLHLFIWDQDKEQLVGAYRLGLVDQLMERHGLSGLYSSTLFNYDPKFIQKMGKCIEMGRSVVAEAYQRNMTSLLLLWKGIATYVSRNPEYTHLFGPVSISNDYSEDARQILTESLSVNYYDQQQAQLVSPTNPLPKNHHYDWHKSLLNALSDLQLLSRLIARIDDGKGVPVLLRQYLSLNGKLVCFNVDPDFNDALDGLIVVDLRQVQEKTLGRYMGNEHAKEYLTCHQK; encoded by the coding sequence ATGTTATCAAATAGCCCTTTTAAACTGCCGAGAAAGACCCCCTTCGGCCTTGGCGAACATCTGACAGAGTGGGCAACCGGATTACGTAAGCTCGATAAATTTTATGCCCAGCGTCCTGCAGGTTGCGATACCAGAGAGTTCTTAAGGTTTACGCTGGAAATTCTTGGCATTGATTATCAGGTCGTGAAAGGTGGTCTGGGACATATTCCTGCTTCGGGCCCGGCTGTCATTGTCGCGAATCATCCTCTGGGCTGTGTTGAAGGTGTGATTCTGGCAGAGCTTCTTCTTCAGGTCCGTTCTGATGTACAAATTCTGGCAAACCATTATCTGAAAACCGTCCCTGAACTGGATTCACTTTTCATCGGTGTAGACGTGTTTAAACCCAACTCAAATCTTTCTGCTGTACGGGCTGCACACCGGCATCTCGCTGATGGCGGGCTGCTGCTGATTTTCCCGGCCGGTGAAGTTTCTCACCTTGTCAAAGACAAACAGCAACGTCTGCAGGATATTGAATGGAGCCAGTCGGTCAGTAAACTGGTCCGGAAAAATAAAGCGATCTCTGTACCGGTATTTATTAACGGGCAGAATTCAAAACGTTTTTATATGGCTGGTAAAATTCATCCGCTGCTCAGAACGCTGATGCTCGGACGTGAATTACTGAACAAGAAGTCATCCAAACCGATTGAAATTGCCATTGGCCAGCAAATTCAGTTTAAAGAAATGAAATCGCTGACTGATGAGCAGCTGGTTCATTACCTGCGTTTTAATACATATTTACTCAACCCGGCCACGAAACAGCTGCGGAACAAAGAAATGGGTGATCAAAGCCTGCCACCGATTGCCGGACGCTTACCCATCGAAGATCTGAAACAGGATATTGACCGTCTGACCCCGGAAGAGCATCTGTTAACCCATAACGAATTTGATGTGTACTGTGCCCGGCCAGAGTCCATTCCGGCAATCATGCATGAAATTGGCAGGGTTCGTGAGCAAAATTTCCGTCAGGTTGGTGAAGGAACAGGTTTGTCTCTGGATGTTGATAAATTTGATCGCGATTATTTGCATCTGTTCATCTGGGATCAGGATAAAGAACAGTTAGTCGGTGCCTATCGCCTCGGACTGGTTGATCAACTGATGGAAAGACACGGCTTATCCGGTCTGTATTCCAGCACCTTGTTTAATTATGACCCGAAATTCATTCAAAAGATGGGTAAATGCATTGAAATGGGGCGTTCCGTCGTTGCAGAAGCATACCAGCGAAATATGACCTCTTTGCTGCTGCTCTGGAAAGGGATCGCCACATATGTCAGCCGTAATCCCGAATATACCCACCTGTTCGGCCCGGTCAGTATCAGTAACGACTATAGTGAAGATGCCCGTCAAATCCTGACAGAAAGTCTCTCCGTCAATTACTACGATCAGCAGCAGGCCCAGCTGGTCTCTCCGACCAACCCATTACCGAAAAATCATCATTATGACTGGCATAAATCTCTGTTAAATGCCTTGTCTGATTTGCAGTTACTTTCCCGCCTGATCGCCCGGATTGATGATGGCAAAGGTGTTCCGGTTTTATTGCGCCAATACCTGAGCCTGAACGGGAAACTGGTCTGTTTCAATGTCGATCCTGACTTTAACGACGCCCTTGATGGCCTGATTGTGGTTGACCTGCGTCAGGTGCAGGAAAAAACACTGGGCCGGTATATGGGCAACGAACACGCCAAAGAATACCTGACCTGTCATCAAAAATAG
- a CDS encoding N-acetylmuramidase family protein, whose product MKHLNLTAPVGAGAVNEPDDVLNIQRALNQIAEKIGLTTPLAEDGRILTDNHDSPTCNAIGLMQQTLCQFQHPDMRIDCNGKTHKTLDLALEPEVSFEEMFTAGGSPQQGLTEDDFHAASEVLRCETAAIQAVSEVESAGSGFFSNKLPIILFEAHKFSGFTHHRFDDTHPHISSRKWDRSLYLGGEKEYDRLKQAMALDSTAALKSASYGRYQLMGFNYQSAGYDNVQSLVHSMVTSERNHLMAFIHFIKSNPKLHQAMQRLNWPEFAREYNGPGYAANHYDVRLQTAYEHFNQHAHK is encoded by the coding sequence ATGAAACACCTTAACCTGACCGCCCCGGTTGGCGCCGGGGCAGTGAATGAACCTGACGATGTGCTGAATATCCAACGGGCTTTGAATCAGATTGCTGAAAAAATCGGACTGACCACACCCCTTGCGGAAGATGGCAGAATCCTGACAGATAATCATGACTCTCCAACCTGCAATGCTATCGGTTTAATGCAGCAGACGCTGTGTCAGTTTCAACATCCGGACATGCGGATTGACTGCAACGGTAAAACCCACAAAACACTGGATCTGGCGCTGGAACCCGAAGTCAGCTTTGAAGAGATGTTCACCGCCGGGGGATCACCTCAGCAAGGACTGACAGAAGATGATTTTCACGCGGCGTCTGAAGTACTTCGTTGCGAAACCGCTGCCATTCAGGCCGTTTCCGAAGTGGAGTCAGCAGGGAGCGGATTCTTCAGTAACAAGCTGCCAATCATCCTGTTTGAAGCCCACAAATTTTCCGGTTTTACCCATCACAGATTTGATGACACTCACCCGCACATTTCTTCCCGCAAATGGGACCGCTCACTTTATCTGGGAGGAGAAAAAGAGTATGACCGGCTGAAGCAGGCGATGGCGCTTGACAGCACTGCCGCACTGAAATCAGCCTCTTACGGACGTTACCAGCTGATGGGATTCAATTACCAAAGCGCGGGCTACGACAATGTTCAGAGCCTGGTTCACAGCATGGTGACGTCCGAACGCAATCACCTGATGGCCTTTATTCACTTCATTAAGTCAAACCCGAAACTACATCAGGCCATGCAGCGTCTGAACTGGCCGGAATTTGCCCGTGAATATAACGGCCCCGGCTACGCCGCCAATCACTATGATGTCCGCCTGCAAACCGCTTATGAGCATTTTAATCAGCATGCGCATAAGTAG
- a CDS encoding class I SAM-dependent methyltransferase, with translation MITSNIRETAKAYDSYHGIGLYCTRYPQANARVLNTIFDVLSKMPKPCRVLDYGCGYGRYLYPILKQTQHHVYGYDISEVAISQALTNLNEFQERMSLFNHHETLDDALNHGDHNNSNHNKSDHNKSDHAGKIDAGLLLFGVLSHLKGKDERCRLLKWFYQHLHPDHGRLILSVPNRRRRFLYHQWQTKRHHPEIPAGDITYHRHQSGRKIPLYYHLYQCHELTSELEEAGFELEHLTAESFFPERTVLNSPLLSKLDHRLCECLPVSAGYGILAVARRRT, from the coding sequence TTGATTACATCCAATATCCGGGAAACAGCGAAAGCATACGATAGTTATCATGGCATTGGGCTGTACTGTACCCGTTATCCTCAAGCGAATGCCCGTGTACTGAACACCATTTTTGATGTGTTATCAAAGATGCCAAAACCGTGTCGGGTACTGGATTATGGCTGTGGATATGGTCGCTATCTCTATCCGATCCTCAAACAGACCCAACACCATGTTTATGGATATGATATCAGCGAAGTGGCGATTTCACAGGCCTTGACGAACCTGAATGAGTTTCAGGAACGAATGTCACTCTTCAACCATCATGAGACACTGGATGATGCACTGAATCATGGTGACCATAACAATAGTAATCATAACAAGAGTGACCATAACAAGAGTGATCATGCAGGAAAGATCGATGCAGGATTACTGCTGTTTGGCGTTTTGTCTCACCTGAAAGGGAAAGATGAACGATGCCGGTTATTAAAGTGGTTTTATCAGCATCTGCACCCGGATCATGGCCGGTTAATTCTGTCTGTTCCGAACCGGCGACGGCGTTTTCTGTATCATCAGTGGCAGACAAAACGCCATCATCCGGAAATACCAGCTGGCGATATTACTTATCACCGGCATCAGTCTGGCCGGAAAATCCCGCTCTATTATCATCTCTATCAATGCCATGAACTGACATCAGAACTGGAAGAAGCCGGATTTGAACTTGAGCATTTAACTGCCGAAAGTTTTTTTCCGGAACGGACTGTGCTCAATTCCCCTTTATTAAGCAAGCTCGACCACAGACTCTGTGAATGCCTTCCGGTATCTGCAGGCTACGGTATCCTGGCTGTGGCGAGGAGGCGGACATGA
- a CDS encoding transporter substrate-binding domain-containing protein, with protein MKYRHTFFLCLLCCIWLQSAYAADLLEKIRDRGVIVIGVKIDYPPWGMIDKNQQHAGFEPDIGRQIAKELNVKVRFKAVTSANRFQKLNEKDVDMLIATVGDTQKRHQQVHMVLPHYFRSGVTVLAHYSKEIRLWADLIGKPVCLTAGAYFNKTLVQNYRIEPIILMSNRDVKLALLTNKCQAWAYDNSSLFHLSQMPQWQDYELPLESILPIHWSLVTRKDTASKSLASWLSGFLIKHIRQGDLLTWAKGWDLPDQHYLQQQHQLWLSKDENGQPVCSHFPSAANRGLCFEPTLSLTNPSTHTYWPFDKFDSELLAQSLLHTVFYTLLALIITVVIAITFSFLTLYTPAWFGKAMAFLTHIQSTIPPILMLYLVYFGALSYWYDAGQESILDGVSISLIVLSLYAAAGINNLVISSSLSGGKLIHRYMKNYTGVKANLINLAKAAGLASVVASPNAVLVINSLVASTGQPVLLMSLLAAFYYTEVMLFTALTESCMSAFRARYARNTVSKTLPGDPL; from the coding sequence ATGAAATATCGTCACACCTTCTTCCTGTGTCTGCTCTGCTGTATCTGGCTACAATCTGCTTATGCCGCTGATTTATTAGAAAAAATCAGAGACAGGGGCGTCATCGTGATCGGCGTTAAAATCGACTATCCCCCCTGGGGAATGATCGATAAAAACCAGCAACACGCCGGATTTGAGCCCGATATCGGGCGGCAAATTGCCAAAGAACTGAATGTTAAAGTCAGGTTCAAGGCCGTCACCAGTGCCAACCGCTTTCAAAAACTGAATGAAAAAGATGTTGATATGCTGATCGCAACCGTCGGTGATACCCAGAAAAGACATCAACAAGTCCATATGGTTCTTCCTCACTATTTCCGCAGTGGTGTCACCGTACTGGCCCACTACAGCAAAGAGATCCGGCTCTGGGCTGATCTGATCGGGAAACCGGTCTGTTTAACAGCAGGGGCCTATTTCAACAAAACGCTGGTACAAAACTACCGGATAGAACCGATTATTCTGATGAGTAACCGGGATGTAAAGCTGGCGCTGCTCACCAATAAATGTCAGGCATGGGCTTATGACAACAGCAGTCTGTTTCACCTGAGTCAAATGCCTCAATGGCAGGATTATGAACTGCCGCTGGAGTCAATTCTGCCCATCCACTGGTCACTGGTTACCCGAAAAGATACGGCTTCAAAATCGCTGGCTTCATGGTTATCCGGGTTTCTGATCAAACATATCCGTCAGGGGGATTTACTGACCTGGGCCAAAGGCTGGGATTTGCCGGATCAACACTATCTTCAACAACAACATCAGCTCTGGCTGAGCAAGGATGAAAACGGTCAGCCGGTGTGTAGTCACTTCCCTTCCGCGGCCAACCGGGGGCTCTGTTTCGAACCCACATTGAGCCTGACAAATCCCTCAACCCATACTTACTGGCCATTTGACAAATTTGACAGCGAGTTACTGGCTCAGTCTTTACTGCATACCGTCTTTTATACCTTACTCGCACTGATCATCACTGTGGTCATTGCCATCACCTTTTCGTTCCTGACGCTGTATACACCGGCCTGGTTTGGAAAAGCCATGGCTTTTCTCACCCATATTCAGAGCACGATTCCCCCGATTCTGATGTTGTATCTGGTGTATTTCGGTGCTCTGTCTTACTGGTACGACGCGGGTCAGGAATCGATTCTGGATGGTGTCAGTATCTCTTTGATCGTCCTGTCACTCTATGCTGCCGCCGGCATCAATAATCTGGTCATTTCATCCTCATTAAGTGGCGGCAAACTGATTCATCGATACATGAAAAATTATACAGGCGTGAAGGCCAACCTGATCAATCTGGCAAAGGCTGCCGGGCTGGCAAGTGTGGTTGCTTCTCCCAATGCCGTACTCGTGATTAACAGTCTGGTCGCCAGCACCGGTCAACCGGTTTTACTGATGAGCCTGCTGGCTGCATTTTATTACACCGAAGTCATGCTGTTTACAGCACTCACTGAATCCTGCATGTCCGCTTTCCGGGCCCGCTATGCCCGCAACACCGTCAGTAAAACATTGCCCGGAGACCCGTTATGA
- a CDS encoding ABC transporter permease, whose translation MSHSELYALTLLLLPAFTYNLLISLLATVAGIPTGWVLSLLSLTSCRWFHPIARLIQSVFCNVPSFVLLFYLTMIMPSHLELFSFQWQLSPLIKTVIALAIPVTGYSCDAFIQQHQGHKAITLAALKQFFIVILMASTTASVIGVKEILATANMFIASAGHAGIMLPVYGVVTFIFVLSGLLIQLIFAILKHRFIHKITSGTTTRAQEINHE comes from the coding sequence ATGAGTCACTCAGAATTGTATGCTTTAACGCTGTTATTATTACCGGCATTTACCTATAACCTGCTGATTTCACTGCTGGCAACCGTAGCCGGCATTCCAACCGGATGGGTGCTCAGTCTGTTGAGCCTGACCTCCTGCCGTTGGTTTCATCCGATCGCACGGCTGATACAGTCAGTCTTCTGTAATGTACCCAGTTTTGTCTTGCTGTTTTATCTGACCATGATCATGCCTTCTCATCTGGAGTTATTCAGCTTTCAGTGGCAACTCTCCCCGCTCATCAAAACCGTGATTGCGCTGGCCATCCCGGTGACCGGCTACAGCTGTGATGCATTTATACAGCAGCATCAGGGACACAAAGCCATCACTCTGGCAGCACTCAAGCAATTCTTTATCGTGATTTTAATGGCCTCAACAACGGCTTCGGTGATTGGTGTGAAAGAAATTCTGGCAACAGCCAATATGTTTATCGCCTCGGCCGGTCACGCAGGCATCATGCTGCCCGTTTATGGCGTTGTCACATTCATTTTCGTCCTCTCCGGCCTGCTGATTCAGCTGATTTTTGCCATTCTGAAGCATCGCTTCATTCACAAAATCACGTCCGGGACCACCACGCGCGCTCAGGAGATCAATCATGAATAA